The Stenotrophomonas maltophilia genome includes a region encoding these proteins:
- a CDS encoding 30S ribosomal protein THX, with product MGKGDRKTAKGKRYNASYGNARSHTASKVAVGAAAPVAKKTVAKAPAKKAVAKKAVAKA from the coding sequence ATGGGTAAGGGTGACCGCAAGACCGCCAAGGGCAAGCGCTACAACGCCAGCTATGGCAACGCCCGTTCGCACACCGCCAGCAAGGTCGCCGTAGGCGCCGCCGCTCCGGTTGCCAAGAAGACCGTGGCCAAGGCTCCGGCGAAGAAGGCTGTGGCGAAGAAGGCCGTCGCCAAGGCCTGA